A region from the Campylobacter subantarcticus LMG 24377 genome encodes:
- a CDS encoding DedA family protein — protein MEEFLKQLLYDYKNWAYIIVFLWCILEGELALILAGIFAHEGHVNLGLIIFIAGLGGFVGDQIYFYIGRYNKKYIQKKLRTQRRKFAIAHLLLQRFGWPIIFIQRYMYGFRTIIPMSIGLTRYSARKFAFINLISAWAWAAITILLAWFFGKEIWLAVEWAGNHWYFAIPIIVSFLLTLFFGMKQIEKSILTKRTRK, from the coding sequence ATGGAAGAATTTTTAAAACAACTTTTGTATGATTATAAAAATTGGGCTTATATTATTGTATTTTTATGGTGCATACTTGAAGGAGAACTTGCATTAATTTTAGCAGGTATTTTTGCACATGAAGGCCATGTAAATTTAGGACTTATTATTTTCATAGCGGGCTTAGGTGGCTTTGTAGGCGATCAAATATACTTTTATATAGGAAGATATAATAAAAAATACATTCAAAAAAAACTTCGCACCCAAAGGCGTAAATTTGCCATAGCACATTTACTTTTACAGCGTTTTGGTTGGCCTATTATTTTCATACAAAGATATATGTATGGTTTTAGAACTATCATTCCTATGAGTATAGGACTTACACGCTATAGTGCAAGAAAATTTGCTTTTATCAATCTCATTAGCGCTTGGGCTTGGGCTGCGATAACTATTTTACTTGCTTGGTTTTTCGGTAAAGAAATTTGGCTAGCTGTTGAATGGGCAGGAAATCACTGGTATTTTGCCATACCTATTATAGTTTCTTTCTTACTAACATTATTTTTTGGAATGAAACAAATAGAAAAATCAATACTTACAAAAAGGACTAGAAAATGA
- the apt gene encoding adenine phosphoribosyltransferase, whose protein sequence is MIMIKEQDKKYLLDSIRSIKDFPKEGIIFRDITTLLNNKEAFAFLMDHLVEKYQSTKLDYIVGIESRGFIFGAALSARLKLPFVPIRKPGKLPSKCIQESYSLEYGSDTIEIHIDAFNNQKANVLLIDDLIATGGTAIAAVKLIEKLNAKCIEACFLLELKDLDGAKELAKLTSVYSVLEV, encoded by the coding sequence ATTATTATGATAAAAGAGCAAGATAAAAAATATTTACTAGATAGTATCAGATCTATTAAGGATTTTCCAAAAGAAGGGATTATTTTTAGAGATATTACTACTTTATTAAACAACAAAGAAGCATTTGCATTTTTAATGGATCATTTAGTTGAAAAATATCAAAGCACAAAGCTTGATTATATCGTTGGTATAGAAAGTAGAGGTTTTATTTTTGGAGCCGCCTTAAGCGCTAGACTAAAACTTCCTTTTGTGCCTATAAGAAAACCTGGAAAACTTCCATCAAAATGCATACAAGAATCATATAGTCTAGAATATGGTAGTGATACTATAGAAATTCATATCGATGCTTTTAATAATCAAAAAGCAAATGTTTTACTTATAGATGATCTTATCGCTACAGGTGGTACAGCTATCGCTGCTGTCAAACTTATAGAAAAACTCAATGCAAAGTGTATTGAAGCTTGTTTTTTACTAGAATTAAAAGATCTAGATGGTGCTAAAGAATTAGCTAAATTAACTTCTGTTTATAGTGTTTTAGAGGTATAA
- the rpiB gene encoding ribose 5-phosphate isomerase B, producing the protein MLREKIYIASDHAGFTLKQEITKFLQEKNIVFEDLGPFSDDRCDYPDYAHLLSSKINEKSFGILVCGSGIGMSIAANRHKNIRCALCNEPLSAKLSREHNDANVLALGARLTGIDMTFEIISIFINTSFSGGRHHIRISKIEERL; encoded by the coding sequence ATGTTAAGAGAAAAAATTTATATTGCAAGTGATCATGCTGGTTTTACTTTAAAGCAAGAAATCACGAAATTTTTACAAGAAAAAAACATCGTTTTTGAAGATTTAGGACCTTTTAGTGATGATCGTTGTGATTATCCTGATTATGCGCATTTATTAAGCTCTAAAATCAATGAAAAAAGTTTTGGAATTTTAGTATGTGGTTCAGGCATTGGTATGAGCATAGCAGCAAATCGCCATAAGAATATACGTTGTGCCTTATGTAATGAACCATTAAGTGCTAAACTTTCAAGAGAACATAACGATGCAAATGTTTTAGCTTTGGGAGCTAGATTAACTGGAATAGATATGACTTTTGAAATCATATCAATTTTTATCAACACTTCTTTTAGTGGTGGAAGACATCACATAAGAATTAGTAAAATAGAGGAAAGATTATGA